GAATTGGAGAATGTCACCATAGCAACCTGCTGCCTTTGGGCAACGATGGAGACCTCATCtgcaatctgtaaaaaaaaaaaaaaaaaaagatcttggtACAAGGCCAGAGAGGTTTTGTATGCATTCGTGTATAAACACTCTGACTAACCCATTGTTGAATTTTTAATTACGTATCTTTATTTAGTGACCGGTATGAGCAATTTTTCAACAACTGGAAAATGCACCTGCAAGTTTGGTACTTATAaaagtgtataaatatattttcaagttttactctgaatgaacacattattacaaatatggaGCAAAGTTAACCCTCACTTTAcagtactttttgtacattttataccatTTTCTTTGAtgtgtgggttgttgttttgtcaTTCAATGCTATTTTAGGtggttaaataacaaaaataaagtttgtagactttttcttttaaataatggaggttCATTAGAGTTTAGTCATTTAGCTATtctcatataaaatataaagctaTTTAATGTAAAGGTGTCCAGGAATTCCCTGTCaccccgcccctttaagaaagtagcctttgacatcagtgacatcacaaccttgatacgttttattttttttaagggactgaagacatTTGCTGCAGTTtcacaattaataatattaatttcacctaATATTTAGCACATTgtcatattttgtattttgtactaTGTATTTAAAATACTTCAGAAAAcctaaatgtatctttgaaacacaACAAGGacaatctaaatctaaattttccttaaaattgtccaccctgtcacgaCAACGTGTCCATGgctgaaaaataaaaagttattactTTATTAAGTTATGATTTATTTGTACTCTAAAGTGTGATTAATATGAAGAATGCTTAATATGATATGCtctgtttttttagttttgaaaagACAGTATTTTGATAATGTCCTCTTTTACATTAAGTTaaatttgttattttaatatattatttgtttgttttttggctgCCATACCCGTATGTTGATGACAGGGCTGCTGAGGTTGAACTCTTCAGAAGCCAGGATGCTCTCCTGAGTTGCCACGTCCATTACAACAGCAGCTAGGTTGACTAGTTGCCCATCCCCCAGCCCTGCGTAGCGGCTGTAGGAGATCTGGTGCTGCAGCACCTTACCTGAAGAGCAggaaaacatcatttttaatacatcattttttttaaactgtcagCTGCACTTCATATTACGAGAACATTTATGAGGAACGGCTCAATAGAACAGGTACAGAATATTGTAATAAAATCCTGTTACATTAATACATATTAAAGTTCTATTATGACACTGacaatattcattttataaaacatactttCATTAGGAGCAAGCTGAATGGTGTTATGGGCTTCCCAGAATGCATCAGATGGGGTGTGGTTATAGCTCTTTGCCTGAGCGTTCACGTGCTCCCTCACTGTTTTTGGGGTGTTCTCTTTGTTAGTGACAGTGACAGAGAAGGAGATGCTTCCTCCCATCACAGGTGCTTTAAGAAGAGTCAGCATCACAGAGAGACCTTCAGCTGATCCTTCATACAAAGATACAAAGACAGAGATTATTTACTGTTTAGCTGAGtttcattataattattaaacaatatatcaAAAAAACACAGTGTTAATGAAATAGTAAAGTAGGACAGGGCAGTACTTACTGCTGCTGGTTGCCACAGCTGGTGTGGACCCTGAAAGAAAATAATTGGATACTTAACAACGTAtctgacaaaatgcaaaaaaataaataaataaaaaggaaggaaggaagtgtcagattgcaaggCTAAGTGGAAGAAAGATAAAGGTTAACAGAAACAAgggaacaataataataattaataaatatttagactgatatgtgcaataattatttagcTACACATTCAATAGTGATGTGTAATAAATGTCAGAAATCTCCAgacagagttgtagaggttcctaatggcgtcctTTTATAATCCATCTCATACAGCTTTTGAATATTCTCAAACAGcttctgtagatttttttttgtaggggTGGAGTAttgatagagcgtccaatagcatcccacacattttcaaataATCTTAATTTAgctaatttcagaaaaaaatatatatattacaaattgTATCccttaccttaaaaaaaaattatgtttagcTATGTAATAAGAcatttccttctgggtgcaaacTATGTTCTTGATCATGTACGTATGAACTGAAGATGCATCAGAACATCTACATCCAAGTGATATCTGCTGACAACTGCTGCACATCTATATACAAGTAATTTAAACCTAATGTatgttatacatatatttttgtatttttttttttactatatatcgTATTTGTACGTCTTTAACAAATATGTTAACTTGTAATATCAACTGCACTGACTGATATGCTTTTCATGCATTTAcacataataatttttttttaacaaagctcCATCCCTTCCATCCTCTTTCAGTGCTCTTATTCTTTgcttctctttgtctctgtctctcaccttTGCCATATTTGTAGGTGGAGGTGATGTCCTGTGGGCGGTTGGAGCCAATGCTCTTGGTGCAAATGAGTGATCCCACTCTGCCTGTGTCTGTGGAGTAGCTCAACACTTGCCCCTGGCGCACAATACACACTCGCACATCAGCGTTAACTTCAGCATAGATGAATGGGATGTCAAAGGGCATGCCCATCCGCCGCTCCCGAATCGCTTTCACCGGGGCAGGCCCGCACCTGTACATCCCTgtcaggaaaaaaggaaaaatgcagAAAACACTCTAAAtcacttttaattgttttataaagTTGAAGGTTTCTCACATTCGCACATATCACTTACATAAACTTGTAAATTATTCCACAGATAAATAAATGCAGCAAGCTTCTGCAAATGTACAGTGCATGAAAGTAGGACTGGACTGACCTCCACTTCTCTCCTGTGGTGTGGGGTCAAGAACTTGCCAGCCATCAAAACTTCCTCCCAGATCTGCCCTCTTCATCCAGCATTCCACCCACACGTGGAAGTTCCTGCAAAGAGCAACAGATCATACACAGATCTACATAAGATATAAACAGCACATTTCTGTCCAAactgttattaataaataaataatgctgaatGTGTATTGAATGTGGTATTGCATTCAATAACAAATAGTTCGGACTGCAAAAttataaacagttaaaaaaaaagacattagaacGTATGtagtaatatttaatttatacagtatttattacagTATTTGTAACTATATAATAACAGACATTGCTAATCAGGTAATCTGAATAtaatctgtttatctgtttattaatGTCATAACTACTTTTTAAATATGAGGATAATATAGCTGTATTATACTCTatgcttttgtttttattaaatcatttaaaggTTTTAGTACCTATATTTTTATTGGAAAAGCTAAAGATCACTAGCATCATATACATAATATTGCAATGTTTTCTTTTGCAGTACTGTAGAGATTAGTGTTAgaaagtggttcattttgtgttgtgtataAATCCtgcccactagatggcagtgttgtgcCCTGTTGTTAGAAaccactgttctgattgcataaatatatataaacatgacaTTGTGGTTTTTATAGTAGCTTTCTTTttgatttttatacattttgaaCAATTTGAACAAAACACAATATATCACCTTGGTTACAGTATCACACTATATTGACTCATAATCTATGTATCGTGATATGTATCACATCGCCAAGTTTTtggcaatacacagccctaattagAATAATTTTGGCAACTGGATAATATTACTAACATATTATCATATTACACTACATTCCTTCTTAAGGTAGAACTATATATATCACAGATGCTGCTGGAAATAGAGTTGTTTGGTGATGAGAGACTCAACTCACCAGATGGAATCCTGACCACGTGGCAGCTTTTCCCCAGTTTCAGTGTAAAACTCCTCAATCACCAGGTTCCCGTTAGTGTCGTGAGCTGAATCATAGTTTGTGACCACACGAGTTGGGATGCCGAGGACTCTCAtcactaaaatacacacacagttgtttttttgcttgttttacaaaaaaaaaaaaactttaatatcatcCCTGAagtttaacatatttaacattcaTTACCTGTGCACATGACACCAGCGAAAACCCAGCACTGTCCGTATTTGACCGGACTGAAGCGGGTCTGAGCCCACTGCCTCAGAATCTCTCCACTCCCGGACCACTCTGAAGGGTGGACACCACCAGTGTAGTCTTCTGACCAGTTTCCCAGCAGCACACCGCAGTCATCACTACTGTTTatctgtgtattaaaaaaaatacactctcAGTACACATACAATCAGTGGCTTTAATTTAGAATCTTTTccttaaagtgtaaaaataagcCCCCCAAATTTAATTGCATAACAAAAAGGTGATCCAACTGATCCAAGAACTTTATACCCAAGCTAagaactttatttttaagagtgtttaGAAGGAAAAAAACAGAGATAGAAGAATGATGAGTTGCTTACCATAGCTGAGATCACTCTGCTGATGTAAACAGGATCAGCCCGACTCAGATAATCACTCCTCCAGTTTGCTTTGTGTTCATTGCTCACCTGCAGCATCATCATACAGATGTCCAGAATACCCCTTTCATactgtaaaaacaacaaaaacatattaCTATAATGCACCACCCCAAGCTAACCACTTTTGCTTAGTAAAATGTTTTCTGAAGATAACAGTTAATGTTCTATTAATATTCAACCTGTCAAGTTTTGtaaatgttcttagaacatttgcatttaacatatttaaacattcttataacatttCGCAACCTACTTGTGTCAGTGCTTTCATTTTTAGATTTGGGAATGTAACTTTGTATCAATATTCTTCTAGCTGGGagcattatgtgagaaacgtCCTAATAATATTGTGATGCAAACCTTTATTAAATCACACGTTTTTAGAACATTCcaggaacattatttctgtaacatttaaGGCTAACCTTGCTGGAACCTTCTCAAAATgttgttaacatttttaaaacactctCAATAAGCTGGAACAGACCACAAGACGTCACATTCCACAACACTTCATGATTTCTTCACTTcagttaaaaatacacaaaaaacatggaaaaggGCTGCTAGTATCTACTGTAAAATTTAAATGTGACACTGACGTATTACTAAAAGTCCAACACTGGAGATGTTCAGACCTGATCAAAGCTCCAGGGTCGGAAGTTGATGTTTTTGGCTGTGCCCTGATACAGCAGACCAAAGTCATTTCTCACATATTCTTCCCTCTGAGACTCATCAGGAACGTAGACAGAATcagctaaaacaaaaaaacacaaaaacaaactcTTTAAGCATCATGCAACATTACCTGGCAACTAAAGTTTCATATGTCTAATAATATTATCTCTGAACCCTCAAAGACCTGTATGTGGATTCAAAGATTCTTATAAATAATTGCTGACATGAAAAGTgggtagatttttatttgatttcaatttattttaataaaatgttaaacttTTATGATGAATTTGCTGATAGAAAGGGTCACACAAAAAAATcttgcatctccatttttgttgttttttgctttttgttcatTTCATAATTTTTGCAAAACTGTGTCAGAATTTCACAATAAATCGAACAATCAAAATGCTCCAAATTCTTCAAATTATGTAACATCATTTATGtgaaataataatacagttcAAGAGTTTAAGTCATGTGCTGTATCCTGTAAATTCTCAACAATCAAAGCATTTCGGAAAAATCAAGAAATCTAAAACTCACCAGGGCACCACGGGTTGCAGAGCAGGGCGAACTGGCCCACCTTGAAACTGTATGGACCTGCGGATGACATCAGCAACAGCTGGAGTTGGTAGACCCCGACCGGGGCGTTGGCAGGACAGTTCACGCAGACTGAAGTCTTTCCAGAGTCCAGTGAACTCTGCTGGAAATACGCAGCCCACTGGGACTGAGAG
This DNA window, taken from Astyanax mexicanus isolate ESR-SI-001 chromosome 5, AstMex3_surface, whole genome shotgun sequence, encodes the following:
- the tgm5l gene encoding transglutaminase 5, like: MDALRVQYANLELVENQQLHKTEGLSSTAALVVRRGLPFKFTVVFNRPYRPNRDALILRVELDRLYNDIPITYSKDSSQSQWAAYFQQSSLDSGKTSVCVNCPANAPVGVYQLQLLLMSSAGPYSFKVGQFALLCNPWCPADSVYVPDESQREEYVRNDFGLLYQGTAKNINFRPWSFDQYERGILDICMMMLQVSNEHKANWRSDYLSRADPVYISRVISAMINSSDDCGVLLGNWSEDYTGGVHPSEWSGSGEILRQWAQTRFSPVKYGQCWVFAGVMCTVMRVLGIPTRVVTNYDSAHDTNGNLVIEEFYTETGEKLPRGQDSIWNFHVWVECWMKRADLGGSFDGWQVLDPTPQERSGGMYRCGPAPVKAIRERRMGMPFDIPFIYAEVNADVRVCIVRQGQVLSYSTDTGRVGSLICTKSIGSNRPQDITSTYKYGKGSTPAVATSSRSAEGLSVMLTLLKAPVMGGSISFSVTVTNKENTPKTVREHVNAQAKSYNHTPSDAFWEAHNTIQLAPNESKVLQHQISYSRYAGLGDGQLVNLAAVVMDVATQESILASEEFNLSSPVINIRIADEVSIVAQRQQVAMVTFSNSFSEPVSGVLTVVGAGLLDDKVLFNVALQPGESMEIPVNFTPKLAGVKMLHASLKLNDSAAVIRGFRTITVQSA